In Thioalkalivibrio paradoxus ARh 1, the following are encoded in one genomic region:
- a CDS encoding D-glycero-alpha-D-manno-heptose-1,7-bisphosphate 7-phosphatase yields the protein MTARALFLDRDGTLMVDVGYPSRPEQVELLPGAAEGLATLRDAGYRLSIISNQSGVGRGYFDATAVQAVHRRLLDLLAARGVCIDDAEYCLHAPEDRCDCRKPSPLMIRHSAGRLGVDPAQSFMIGDKASDIDAGRRAGCRTILLDPAGTGSTQADFTCRDWQGIVQAVLRNHDGSAADSA from the coding sequence ATGACTGCCCGCGCGCTGTTTCTGGATCGGGACGGAACCCTGATGGTGGACGTCGGCTACCCCAGTCGGCCGGAGCAGGTGGAGCTGCTGCCGGGCGCTGCCGAGGGCCTGGCAACACTGCGCGACGCCGGGTATCGGCTGTCGATCATCAGCAACCAGTCCGGTGTGGGCCGGGGCTATTTCGACGCGACGGCGGTCCAGGCCGTGCACCGACGGCTGCTCGACCTGCTTGCGGCCCGAGGCGTGTGCATCGACGATGCCGAGTACTGTCTGCATGCCCCGGAGGACCGCTGTGACTGCCGCAAGCCCTCGCCGCTGATGATCCGTCACTCCGCGGGCCGGCTCGGCGTCGACCCCGCGCAGAGCTTCATGATCGGCGACAAGGCCTCGGATATCGACGCCGGCCGGCGCGCGGGCTGCCGCACCATCCTGCTCGACCCGGCCGGGACGGGCAGTACGCAGGCCGATTTCACCTGCCGCGACTGGCAGGGAATCGTGCAGGCCGTGCTGCGCAACCACGACGGGTCGGCGGCGGACAGTGCATGA
- a CDS encoding FAD-dependent oxidoreductase — MHVIVIGAGVTGTATAWYLRAAGADVTLVDAADLPARGASSANGGMLHASHAEPWNAPGVGRDLLRYVGRDSSPLLLRPRALPGILPWGIEFLWNSRRPRFERNTLHNARLAEYALRQLRELQHRLQLDFQFVESGILKIFQDPESLRKNRSASQAMADAGVRFEDWDSERVAAEEPALAPIAHRLCGALFFPDDAIGNAAAFTRELATAAQQAGMRWHSNTQVTGWRLFQGRINGVETSAGPMAADAVVLASGFAAPALLRQLGLRLPVAPVKGYSLTLDLPEPWRPRLPIIDDANKVVLTPLGGRLRLAGTAEFTGADLRLNPSRVANVLAQCRRTLPRLPEYFDAATMEPWTGLRPMSARGTPILGPTRIPGLFLNTGAGHLGWTFACGSACLLRDSVLGAEPALPLDPFLL, encoded by the coding sequence ATGCATGTAATCGTGATTGGGGCCGGGGTTACCGGCACCGCCACCGCCTGGTACCTGAGGGCCGCCGGCGCCGACGTCACCCTCGTCGATGCCGCCGACCTGCCGGCGCGGGGGGCCAGTTCCGCCAACGGCGGCATGCTCCATGCCAGCCATGCCGAGCCCTGGAATGCCCCCGGGGTCGGCCGGGATCTGCTGCGCTACGTCGGCCGCGACAGTTCCCCGCTGCTGCTGCGCCCGCGCGCGCTGCCCGGCATCCTGCCCTGGGGCATCGAATTCCTCTGGAACAGCCGCCGCCCGCGCTTCGAGCGCAATACCCTGCACAACGCTCGCCTCGCCGAGTATGCGCTGCGCCAGCTGCGCGAACTGCAGCATCGGCTGCAGCTCGACTTCCAGTTCGTCGAGTCCGGAATCCTGAAAATCTTTCAGGATCCGGAAAGTCTCCGAAAGAACCGCAGCGCCAGCCAGGCGATGGCCGATGCCGGGGTTCGCTTCGAGGACTGGGACTCCGAGCGCGTGGCGGCCGAGGAACCGGCACTCGCACCGATTGCACACCGCCTCTGTGGCGCGCTGTTCTTCCCCGACGATGCGATCGGCAATGCTGCGGCGTTCACCCGCGAACTGGCGACCGCCGCGCAGCAGGCCGGCATGCGCTGGCACTCGAATACGCAGGTCACCGGCTGGCGGCTGTTCCAGGGGCGCATCAACGGAGTGGAAACTTCGGCCGGCCCGATGGCAGCCGACGCGGTGGTCCTTGCGTCCGGCTTCGCCGCTCCCGCATTGCTGCGCCAGCTGGGTCTGCGCCTGCCGGTCGCCCCGGTGAAGGGCTACTCGCTGACCCTCGACCTTCCCGAACCCTGGCGTCCCAGGCTGCCGATCATCGACGACGCCAACAAGGTGGTGCTGACCCCGCTTGGCGGCCGGCTGCGGCTCGCCGGAACCGCCGAGTTCACCGGCGCGGACCTGCGCCTGAACCCGTCGCGCGTGGCGAACGTGCTCGCGCAATGCCGGCGCACCCTGCCCCGGCTGCCCGAGTATTTCGATGCCGCAACGATGGAACCCTGGACCGGCCTGCGGCCGATGAGCGCACGCGGCACGCCGATCCTCGGGCCGACCCGGATCCCCGGGCTGTTCCTGAACACCGGCGCGGGCCACCTCGGCTGGACCTTCGCCTGCGGCTCCGCCTGCCTGCTGCGCGACAGCGTGCTCGGCGCGGAACCGGCCCTGCCGCTGGATCCGTTCCTGCTGTAG
- the lpxL gene encoding LpxL/LpxP family Kdo(2)-lipid IV(A) lauroyl/palmitoleoyl acyltransferase — protein sequence MTQTPRKQTLSQPPLGPSTWPVWPVVGLFWLATRLPFRWQHALGRGIGWLFLRLGRSRREVTRVNLRLCFPDKTEQEREALLRQHFQAAGIGLLETVSGWWAPARRFEGRYTLEGIEHLDRALERGHGALLLSAHFTTLEFCARILSLHRPFAAMYRPNEQPVVDYLFKRNREHHTLGAIERNDIKGLLRALKRNTPVWYAPDQSKSGRQTELIPFFGVPASTQTATHRIARVSRAPVLPFFGSRRPDGSYRLTIHPPLADFPTDDPIADTTRVNQVIEQAVLEAPEQYFWSHRRFKARKGLPDPYS from the coding sequence GTGACCCAGACCCCACGCAAGCAGACCCTGTCCCAGCCGCCACTGGGCCCCTCCACCTGGCCCGTCTGGCCCGTCGTCGGCCTGTTCTGGCTCGCGACCCGCCTGCCGTTCCGTTGGCAGCATGCGCTGGGCCGCGGGATCGGATGGTTGTTTCTGCGCCTGGGCCGCAGCCGCCGCGAGGTCACCCGGGTGAACCTGCGGCTCTGTTTCCCCGACAAGACCGAGCAGGAGCGCGAGGCCCTGCTGCGGCAGCACTTCCAGGCAGCCGGGATCGGGTTGCTCGAAACGGTATCCGGGTGGTGGGCGCCGGCACGCCGCTTCGAAGGCCGCTATACGCTGGAGGGCATCGAACACCTCGACCGGGCGCTGGAACGAGGCCACGGCGCACTGCTGCTCAGTGCACACTTCACCACGCTCGAGTTCTGCGCGAGGATCCTGTCGCTGCACCGGCCATTCGCCGCCATGTACCGCCCCAACGAACAGCCCGTGGTCGACTACCTGTTCAAACGCAACCGCGAGCACCACACCTTGGGCGCGATCGAGCGCAACGACATCAAGGGACTGCTGCGCGCGCTGAAACGCAACACCCCGGTCTGGTATGCGCCGGACCAGAGCAAGAGTGGGCGGCAGACCGAGTTGATCCCGTTCTTCGGCGTCCCCGCCTCGACGCAAACGGCGACCCATCGAATCGCGCGGGTGAGCCGGGCGCCGGTGCTGCCCTTTTTCGGAAGCCGGCGGCCCGATGGCAGCTACCGGCTCACCATCCACCCGCCGCTGGCCGATTTCCCGACGGACGACCCGATTGCCGACACCACGCGCGTCAACCAGGTCATCGAACAGGCCGTGCTGGAAGCACCGGAGCAGTACTTCTGGAGCCACCGCCGGTTCAAGGCGCGCAAGGGCCTGCCCGACCCCTACAGCTGA
- a CDS encoding ATP-dependent zinc protease family protein produces MALPVLSAVLLPALMATAAVAKEPETRTIHGWVERIQILPEGIPLKTKMDTGATTSSLNALNKEKFERDGERWIAFDIIDPEDPDGKVRIERRITRFVRIIRHDGEHQRRPVVSVGLCMGTHYREEEMSLIDRTELNYQALVGRNHMKGIILVDPAATFIQPPRCDTTEGNGDRDPERGA; encoded by the coding sequence ATGGCCCTGCCCGTTCTGTCGGCCGTGCTACTGCCGGCACTGATGGCCACCGCCGCGGTAGCGAAAGAGCCTGAAACCCGCACCATCCATGGCTGGGTGGAACGTATCCAGATCCTGCCCGAGGGCATTCCACTGAAGACCAAGATGGACACCGGCGCCACGACGTCGTCGCTGAACGCGCTGAACAAGGAAAAGTTCGAGCGCGACGGCGAGCGCTGGATCGCGTTCGACATCATCGACCCCGAAGATCCGGACGGCAAAGTCCGCATCGAACGCAGAATCACCCGATTCGTGCGCATCATCCGTCACGACGGCGAGCACCAGCGCCGTCCGGTGGTGTCGGTCGGGCTGTGCATGGGAACGCATTACCGCGAGGAAGAGATGAGCCTGATCGACCGCACGGAGCTGAACTACCAGGCGCTGGTCGGTCGCAATCACATGAAAGGCATCATCCTGGTCGACCCCGCCGCGACGTTCATTCAGCCCCCCCGCTGTGACACGACCGAGGGAAACGGGGATCGTGATCCCGAGCGGGGCGCATGA
- a CDS encoding matrixin family metalloprotease: MQRSLLSAAFASGCLLAALWVPTGTAQTGLWPGFSAAACQLPVTYRIGEIDPRFGVSGTELRETLDDAAAIWEAATPRTLFRADPLGSLTIDLQYDERQDQWVARQQAEQALERARERFEELRSEHDGLRQQLETRQAAYRQQIQQYELRLAAHNTRIRQWNRGEVAHSAARARQLDQEAQALERKRQALEEQAAAAERLRLRVNRNADAARLAAEELNRQVSYLNERFAAEPGYDKARYTRRQRGGTVTHSIAVYQFHDRDDLRQVLAHELGHALGISHVEDPGALMYFRVTDQNRGLTRLTEADRRALRDACGIEIGESFSAGAIARAAGSNRECRQCM; this comes from the coding sequence ATGCAACGATCGCTCCTGTCTGCCGCCTTCGCCTCCGGTTGCCTGCTGGCCGCCCTGTGGGTTCCCACGGGCACGGCGCAGACCGGTCTCTGGCCTGGCTTCTCCGCCGCCGCCTGCCAGCTGCCGGTGACCTACCGCATCGGCGAAATCGACCCCCGCTTCGGCGTATCCGGCACCGAACTCCGTGAAACCCTGGACGACGCGGCGGCCATCTGGGAAGCGGCAACCCCGCGTACGCTGTTTCGCGCCGATCCCTTAGGCTCGCTCACCATCGACTTGCAGTACGACGAACGCCAGGATCAATGGGTGGCGCGTCAGCAGGCCGAGCAAGCACTCGAACGCGCGCGCGAGCGGTTCGAGGAGCTGCGCAGCGAGCATGATGGCCTGCGGCAGCAGCTGGAAACCCGGCAGGCCGCCTATCGGCAGCAGATCCAGCAGTACGAACTGCGCCTGGCAGCCCACAACACGCGCATCCGGCAATGGAACCGAGGCGAGGTCGCGCACAGCGCTGCCCGTGCCCGCCAGCTGGACCAGGAAGCGCAGGCGCTTGAACGAAAGCGCCAGGCGCTAGAGGAGCAGGCGGCCGCGGCGGAGCGATTGCGGCTGCGCGTGAATCGGAACGCCGACGCGGCGCGCCTCGCGGCAGAGGAGTTGAACCGGCAGGTCAGCTACCTGAACGAACGCTTTGCCGCCGAACCCGGCTACGACAAGGCGCGCTATACCCGGCGCCAGCGTGGCGGCACGGTCACGCACAGTATCGCCGTCTACCAGTTCCACGACCGGGACGACCTGCGCCAAGTGCTCGCCCACGAGCTGGGCCATGCGCTGGGGATCTCGCATGTCGAGGACCCGGGAGCCCTGATGTACTTCCGTGTCACTGATCAGAACCGGGGCCTCACGCGGCTTACCGAGGCCGACCGCCGGGCCCTGCGCGACGCCTGCGGCATCGAGATCGGGGAATCATTTTCCGCCGGCGCGATCGCGCGCGCGGCCGGGTCGAACAGGGAATGCCGCCAATGCATGTAA
- a CDS encoding 3-deoxy-D-manno-octulosonic acid transferase codes for MNLARRLLFHLARQGYNVVIHLLIPAALLHFLWRARREPAYGQHIGERLCRGPAPAPAPDFWIHAVSLGEMRVAGTLIEALVQQHPDLRIQLTTVTPAGRAEGGRLQAGGLPVDVRYLPLDSPLLVRRFIRQLRPRALVLIETELWPNLLWECRRSGLPAMLANARLSPRLRDTYRRFRALYGPLLAGLDWVAAQSPADAAHFRALGATRVEVAGNLKFDAAPGSARTDLVRSHFLGERLWVAGSTHPGEETRLIEIHHRLCERYPHSLIQLLLAPRHPARAESIVAEVKEAGLSAVARSQMDPSGTAADVIVLDTLGELAALYALGDAAFVGGSLVDHGGQNPLEPIAAGCPVILGPDTRNFADMVALLVEAGAVLQVADADALFAALNGLLVDREPARELARHAQETVGIHRGATERTLALLSPQLRPD; via the coding sequence ATGAACCTCGCGCGACGCCTGCTGTTCCATCTGGCGAGGCAGGGCTACAACGTCGTGATCCACCTGCTGATTCCGGCGGCGCTGCTGCACTTCCTCTGGCGCGCGCGGCGCGAGCCCGCCTACGGCCAACATATCGGCGAGCGCCTGTGCCGCGGACCCGCCCCGGCGCCGGCCCCGGACTTCTGGATCCACGCGGTCTCGCTGGGCGAGATGCGGGTCGCCGGCACCCTGATCGAGGCGCTGGTGCAGCAACACCCCGATCTACGCATCCAGCTGACCACGGTCACCCCGGCGGGCCGCGCCGAGGGGGGACGCCTGCAGGCGGGCGGGCTGCCCGTCGACGTTCGCTACCTGCCGCTGGATTCTCCGCTGCTGGTGCGCCGGTTCATCCGGCAGCTGCGCCCCCGCGCGCTGGTGCTGATCGAGACCGAGCTGTGGCCCAATCTGCTCTGGGAGTGCCGCCGGTCGGGCCTGCCCGCGATGCTGGCGAATGCCCGCCTGAGCCCCCGGCTGCGCGATACCTACCGTCGTTTCCGCGCGCTGTACGGGCCGCTGCTCGCGGGACTGGACTGGGTCGCGGCGCAGAGCCCTGCGGATGCCGCACACTTCCGGGCGCTGGGGGCGACGCGGGTCGAAGTGGCCGGCAATCTGAAGTTCGACGCGGCACCGGGCAGCGCCCGGACCGACCTGGTCCGGAGCCATTTCCTCGGGGAACGCCTGTGGGTCGCAGGCTCCACGCATCCCGGCGAGGAAACCCGACTGATCGAGATCCACCACCGCCTCTGCGAACGCTACCCACACAGTCTGATCCAGCTGTTGCTGGCGCCCCGGCACCCGGCCCGCGCGGAGTCCATCGTCGCCGAGGTGAAGGAGGCCGGGCTGAGCGCGGTCGCCCGTTCGCAAATGGACCCCTCGGGCACGGCCGCGGACGTGATCGTGCTCGATACGCTGGGCGAACTCGCGGCGCTCTATGCGCTCGGCGACGCCGCCTTCGTCGGGGGCAGTCTGGTCGATCACGGCGGCCAGAACCCGCTGGAGCCAATCGCGGCCGGTTGCCCGGTCATCCTGGGTCCGGATACCCGCAATTTCGCCGACATGGTCGCGCTGCTGGTCGAGGCCGGGGCCGTGCTGCAGGTGGCCGACGCCGACGCGCTGTTTGCGGCCCTGAACGGGCTGCTGGTCGACCGCGAACCTGCCCGCGAGCTGGCGCGTCACGCGCAGGAGACGGTCGGCATCCACCGGGGCGCAACCGAGCGGACGCTCGCGCTGCTCAGCCCGCAGCTGCGGCCCGATTGA
- a CDS encoding inactive transglutaminase family protein: protein MRRLHLPLLILVLLSLSLTIFYHKAWNLGFPVLPAQTTDNWIVEARVAFEPTGGAVTARVFLPQDPPGLALLDEHFVSRGYGLTTGTNGENREAVWTTRSPAGRQVLYYRATVYQIGASLPNDTDYPGPAAPVDLEEPFRSAAQAVVDRVRGRSADITSFATVLVRDMNVSTDENMALFVSADAGDRERVRTAIELLAGARIPARMVHGLQLADRARDLQPRTWLEVHNTREWVPINPMDGSVGYPKDFLVWWYGDHEAVELNRARNPQISFAVTRNFQDAVDAAQQRAKLMNSRLVDFSLFGLPVQTQNMYRVLLMVPVGAMIIVLLRNVVGVQTFGTFMPVLIALSFRETELLGGVILFTLIVSLGLAIRFYLEHLKLLLVPRLAAVVSIVVMLMLALSVLSHHLGIEHGLAVALFPMVILAMTIERMSIVWEEHGAGDAIRQGIGSLVVAVAGYLLMINVYIDHLIFVFPELLLIVLAVTLLLGRYTGYRLSELLRFRALARREAN from the coding sequence ATGAGGCGCCTGCATCTCCCGCTGCTGATCCTGGTACTGCTCAGTCTCAGCCTGACGATCTTTTACCACAAGGCCTGGAACCTCGGCTTCCCGGTGCTTCCGGCGCAGACCACGGACAACTGGATCGTCGAGGCACGGGTGGCGTTCGAACCGACCGGCGGTGCCGTTACCGCGCGCGTGTTCCTGCCACAGGATCCACCGGGACTGGCACTGCTCGATGAGCATTTCGTGTCCCGCGGCTACGGGCTGACGACCGGCACGAACGGCGAGAACCGCGAAGCGGTCTGGACCACCCGAAGTCCCGCGGGGCGCCAGGTGCTCTATTACCGAGCCACCGTCTACCAGATCGGGGCGTCGCTGCCCAACGATACCGACTACCCGGGCCCAGCGGCCCCGGTCGATCTGGAGGAACCGTTCCGGTCCGCGGCCCAGGCCGTGGTCGACCGGGTGCGCGGCCGATCGGCCGACATCACCAGCTTCGCCACAGTACTGGTGCGCGACATGAACGTCTCGACCGACGAAAACATGGCGCTGTTCGTCTCGGCGGACGCCGGCGACCGCGAACGCGTACGCACCGCGATCGAGCTGCTGGCAGGCGCCCGGATCCCCGCGCGCATGGTCCACGGCCTGCAGCTTGCGGACCGCGCCAGGGATCTGCAGCCGCGCACCTGGCTCGAGGTGCACAACACGCGCGAATGGGTACCGATCAATCCCATGGACGGCAGCGTGGGCTACCCGAAGGATTTCCTCGTCTGGTGGTACGGCGATCACGAAGCGGTCGAACTGAACCGCGCCCGCAACCCGCAGATCAGCTTCGCGGTGACCCGAAACTTCCAGGACGCGGTGGACGCCGCGCAGCAGCGCGCGAAACTGATGAACTCGCGGCTGGTCGATTTCTCGCTGTTCGGCCTGCCGGTCCAGACCCAGAACATGTACCGCGTGCTGCTGATGGTCCCGGTCGGCGCGATGATCATCGTACTGCTGCGCAACGTGGTCGGCGTGCAGACGTTCGGCACCTTCATGCCGGTGCTGATCGCACTGTCGTTCCGCGAAACCGAGCTGCTCGGCGGTGTGATCCTGTTCACCCTGATCGTATCGCTCGGCCTGGCAATCCGTTTCTATCTCGAACACCTGAAGCTCCTGCTCGTGCCCCGACTGGCCGCGGTAGTCAGCATTGTGGTGATGCTGATGCTGGCGCTGAGCGTGCTCAGCCATCACCTGGGAATCGAGCACGGACTCGCGGTCGCGCTGTTCCCGATGGTCATCCTCGCGATGACGATCGAGCGGATGTCCATCGTCTGGGAGGAACATGGCGCCGGCGATGCGATCCGACAGGGCATCGGCAGCCTGGTGGTCGCTGTGGCCGGTTACCTGCTGATGATCAACGTCTACATCGACCACCTGATCTTCGTGTTCCCCGAGCTGCTGCTGATCGTGCTCGCGGTCACCCTGCTGCTGGGGCGGTACACCGGGTACCGCCTCTCTGAACTGTTGCGCTTCCGTGCGCTGGCCCGCAGGGAGGCGAATTGA
- a CDS encoding alpha-L-glutamate ligase-like protein, with protein MRWFATPGELRRRGVLGMNRRNTEMIATLNPRSHYPLVDDKLQTKELALGAGIAVPELYGVIETQHDIRRLSAIVAGRDDFVIKPAHGSGGNGILVITGRMGERFRKASGMLVDLDEVKHHVSNILSGMYSLGGQPDRAMIEYRVRFDPLFAEVSFQGVPDIRTVVYKGYPVMAMVRLPTRASDGKANLHQGAVGAGIDIATGVTGHGVWHNEIVHRHPDTGASLAGIAIPGWNRLLELAAGCRELIGMGYLGVDVVLDRQFGPLILELNARPGLAVQTANGLGLLDRIRAVDTHPARDTADAAGRAAFVRQLPEPS; from the coding sequence ATGCGATGGTTCGCGACACCGGGCGAGCTGCGCCGGCGTGGGGTGCTGGGAATGAACCGGCGCAACACCGAGATGATCGCGACGCTGAACCCGCGCAGCCATTACCCGCTGGTGGACGACAAGCTGCAGACCAAGGAACTGGCCCTCGGCGCCGGCATTGCGGTCCCGGAGCTGTACGGCGTGATCGAGACCCAACACGACATCCGGCGCCTGTCGGCCATCGTCGCCGGACGCGACGACTTCGTGATCAAGCCCGCCCACGGGAGCGGCGGCAACGGGATCCTGGTCATCACCGGACGCATGGGTGAGCGTTTTCGCAAGGCATCGGGCATGCTGGTGGACCTGGACGAAGTCAAGCACCACGTGTCCAACATCCTCAGCGGCATGTATAGCCTCGGCGGCCAGCCCGACCGGGCGATGATCGAGTACCGGGTACGTTTCGACCCGCTGTTCGCTGAAGTCAGCTTCCAGGGCGTTCCGGATATCCGCACCGTGGTGTACAAGGGCTACCCGGTGATGGCCATGGTGCGGCTGCCCACCCGCGCCTCCGACGGCAAGGCCAATCTGCACCAAGGCGCGGTCGGCGCGGGCATCGACATCGCCACGGGCGTCACCGGGCACGGCGTCTGGCACAACGAGATCGTCCACCGGCATCCCGACACCGGCGCCTCGCTCGCGGGCATTGCCATTCCAGGCTGGAACCGGTTGCTGGAACTGGCTGCCGGATGCCGGGAACTCATCGGCATGGGCTACCTTGGGGTCGACGTCGTGCTCGACCGGCAGTTCGGCCCATTGATTCTGGAACTGAACGCCCGACCGGGCCTCGCGGTGCAAACGGCCAACGGCCTCGGCCTGCTGGATCGGATCCGGGCCGTCGACACCCACCCGGCGCGCGATACCGCTGACGCGGCCGGACGCGCCGCGTTCGTCCGGCAGTTGCCGGAACCTTCCTGA
- a CDS encoding response regulator transcription factor, whose protein sequence is MNLRVVLIEDDDSLRERLAEALRAAGWRVDPAADGRDGLYQLTEYPCDIAIVDLGLPGLDGLEVIRRARAVNARLPILVLTARDRWQDKVEGLEAGADDYLTKPFHVEELQARLRALVRRSLQDGQERLDFGPLVIDTATDTVLLRGEAVTLTTFEYRLLLQLVRQAGRPLSKDLLADYLYEHDADRESNVIEVLIGRLRRKLDPDGRLGVIETLRGRGYRFTLQPAEARSSGT, encoded by the coding sequence GTGAATCTGCGTGTGGTGCTGATCGAGGACGACGATTCGCTGCGGGAGCGCCTGGCGGAGGCCCTGAGGGCGGCCGGCTGGCGCGTGGATCCGGCCGCAGACGGAAGGGACGGGCTGTACCAGCTGACCGAGTATCCCTGCGACATCGCGATCGTCGATCTCGGTCTGCCGGGGCTCGACGGTCTCGAGGTGATCCGCCGGGCCCGGGCCGTCAATGCCCGCCTTCCGATTCTGGTCCTCACCGCCCGCGATCGCTGGCAGGACAAGGTGGAAGGGCTCGAGGCCGGAGCGGACGACTATCTGACCAAGCCGTTTCACGTCGAGGAGTTGCAGGCGCGCTTGCGTGCGCTGGTGCGGCGCAGCCTGCAGGATGGGCAGGAACGCCTCGATTTCGGTCCGCTGGTGATCGATACCGCGACCGATACCGTGCTGCTGCGCGGCGAGGCCGTGACGCTGACCACGTTCGAGTACCGGCTGCTCTTGCAATTGGTGCGGCAGGCCGGTCGCCCGCTCAGCAAGGATCTGCTCGCCGACTACCTCTACGAGCACGATGCCGACCGCGAGAGCAACGTGATCGAGGTGCTGATCGGTCGGCTGCGGCGCAAGCTGGATCCGGACGGGCGCCTGGGCGTGATCGAGACGCTGCGCGGGCGCGGCTACCGGTTCACACTGCAGCCGGCCGAGGCGCGCAGTTCCGGCACATGA
- a CDS encoding ATP-binding protein produces MSPPGLSLTLRITLVTVAMIAVFFLVTATLLERAFRENAEDAVMTRLEAQLLLLMGVVEVSGPHEVRLPELLPEARLSLPAGGLYARILDRDGEMLWRSPSALGVALGDWRERQMFQHEMTVRWELPEQSFPLTFQVLEDREAYIAQIDRYRRTLWGALALLTALLMAAQALALGLWGLRPLRRVRTDLEALRLGENRRLEGSYPREIGMLTDSINALLEFERERLQRQSNALADLAHSLKTPLSALRLAVESGDGEHRDMRIQIERMQEMIEHELNRAQRLGPSPFQAPLVLAPVIERTCTALQRVADHHGVVLDTVLQPECTLRIDTGALFELLGNVLDNALRHARSRVRVTLGCGPEGLELCIDDDGPGIPEAERERVLRRGARSDTRAGGQGLGLHIVATLVRDHGGELSIEHAPGLGGARIRMTFPGA; encoded by the coding sequence ATGAGCCCGCCCGGCCTGAGCCTGACGCTGCGCATCACGCTGGTGACCGTGGCCATGATCGCAGTGTTCTTCCTGGTGACCGCCACGCTGCTCGAACGGGCGTTTCGCGAGAACGCCGAGGACGCGGTGATGACGCGCCTGGAAGCGCAGCTGCTGCTGTTGATGGGGGTGGTCGAGGTGTCTGGCCCGCACGAAGTGCGGCTGCCCGAGCTGCTGCCCGAGGCCCGCCTGTCGTTGCCCGCGGGCGGGCTCTACGCGCGCATTCTCGACCGGGACGGCGAGATGCTCTGGCGCTCGCCGTCCGCGCTCGGGGTGGCCCTCGGCGACTGGCGCGAGCGGCAGATGTTTCAGCACGAGATGACGGTGCGCTGGGAATTGCCGGAGCAGTCGTTTCCGCTGACGTTCCAGGTGCTCGAGGACCGCGAGGCGTACATCGCCCAGATCGATCGTTACCGCCGTACTCTATGGGGCGCGCTGGCCCTGCTGACCGCGCTGCTGATGGCGGCGCAGGCGCTGGCGCTGGGCCTGTGGGGACTGCGGCCGCTGCGCCGGGTGCGGACCGATCTCGAGGCGTTGCGCCTAGGGGAGAATCGCCGCCTGGAGGGCAGTTACCCGCGCGAGATCGGAATGCTGACCGACAGCATCAACGCGCTGCTCGAGTTCGAGCGCGAGCGCCTGCAGCGCCAGAGCAACGCGCTCGCGGACCTGGCGCACAGCCTGAAGACTCCGCTGTCGGCGCTGCGCCTGGCCGTGGAAAGTGGCGACGGTGAGCACCGCGACATGCGAATACAGATCGAACGCATGCAGGAGATGATCGAGCACGAGTTGAATCGGGCACAGCGCCTCGGGCCATCGCCGTTTCAGGCGCCGCTGGTGCTGGCCCCGGTGATCGAGCGTACCTGCACCGCGCTGCAGCGCGTGGCCGACCACCACGGAGTCGTGCTGGACACGGTGCTGCAGCCGGAGTGCACGCTGCGCATCGATACCGGCGCGCTGTTCGAATTGCTCGGCAATGTGCTCGACAATGCGCTGCGCCACGCCCGTTCCCGGGTCCGGGTCACGCTGGGTTGCGGGCCCGAAGGACTGGAACTGTGCATCGACGACGACGGACCGGGCATTCCGGAAGCGGAACGCGAGCGGGTGCTGCGGCGCGGGGCGCGCAGCGATACCCGCGCCGGCGGGCAGGGGCTGGGGCTGCATATCGTGGCCACGCTGGTGCGCGACCACGGCGGCGAGCTGAGCATCGAGCACGCGCCGGGACTCGGCGGAGCCCGCATCCGGATGACGTTCCCGGGCGCGTGA